A DNA window from Buttiauxella agrestis contains the following coding sequences:
- the hpt gene encoding hypoxanthine phosphoribosyltransferase gives MKHTVEVMIPEAEIKARIAELGREITEHYRDSGSDMVLVGLLRGSFMFMADLCREVQVPHEVDFMTASSYGSGMSTTRDVKILKDLDEDIRGKDVLIVEDIIDSGNTLSKVREILSLREPKSLAICTLLDKPERREVDVNVEWVGFAIPDEFVVGYGIDYAQRYRHLPYVGKVVLLDE, from the coding sequence ATGAAACATACTGTTGAAGTGATGATCCCCGAAGCGGAGATCAAAGCCCGTATCGCTGAACTGGGTCGTGAGATCACTGAACATTATCGTGATAGCGGTAGTGATATGGTGCTGGTTGGCCTGCTGCGTGGCTCGTTTATGTTCATGGCGGACCTGTGCCGTGAAGTGCAAGTGCCCCACGAAGTCGATTTTATGACCGCATCGAGTTACGGCAGCGGCATGTCTACCACCCGTGATGTGAAAATCCTGAAAGATCTTGATGAGGATATTCGCGGTAAAGATGTGCTGATCGTCGAAGATATTATCGACTCCGGTAATACCTTGAGCAAAGTGCGTGAGATCCTGAGCCTGCGTGAGCCAAAGTCACTGGCGATTTGTACGCTGCTGGATAAACCGGAACGCCGCGAAGTTGACGTGAACGTGGAGTGGGTGGGTTTCGCCATTCCTGACGAGTTCGTAGTGGGTTATGGTATTGATTACGCTCAGCGTTATCGCCATCTGCCGTACGTCGGCAAAGTGGTTCTGCTGGACGAATAA
- a CDS encoding ABC transporter ATP-binding protein — MTIALELEQLTKTYAGGVQALRGIDLRVEAGDFYALLGPNGAGKSTTIGIISSLVNKTSGRVRVFGYDLEKDVVNAKRQLGLVPQEFNFNPFETVQQIVVHQAGYYGVERADAIARSEKYLKQLDLWEKRNERARMLSGGMKRRLMIARALMHEPKLLILDEPTAGVDIELRRSMWGFLKDLNDKGTTIILTTHYLEEAEMLCRNIGIIQNGELVENTSMKSLLSKLKSETFILDLAPKSPLPKLDGYQYRLVDTSTLEVEVLREQGINSVFSQLSSQGVQVLSMRNKANRLEELFVTLVNGPKGGKA; from the coding sequence ATGACAATTGCATTAGAACTGGAACAGTTAACGAAAACCTATGCTGGCGGTGTTCAGGCGCTACGTGGCATAGATCTTCGTGTTGAAGCAGGTGATTTTTATGCGCTGCTGGGGCCGAATGGCGCAGGGAAATCTACCACCATCGGTATCATCAGTTCGCTGGTTAATAAAACTTCTGGCCGGGTTCGTGTGTTTGGTTACGACCTGGAAAAAGACGTGGTTAACGCCAAACGTCAGCTCGGACTGGTGCCGCAAGAATTTAACTTCAACCCGTTTGAAACCGTGCAGCAAATTGTGGTGCATCAGGCGGGTTATTACGGCGTCGAACGTGCTGATGCCATCGCGCGTAGCGAAAAGTACCTGAAACAGCTCGATCTGTGGGAAAAACGCAACGAACGTGCACGTATGTTATCCGGCGGCATGAAGCGCCGTTTGATGATTGCCCGTGCCTTAATGCACGAGCCAAAACTGCTGATCCTCGATGAGCCAACGGCGGGTGTTGATATCGAACTTCGCCGTTCTATGTGGGGCTTCCTGAAAGATCTGAACGATAAAGGCACCACCATCATTCTGACCACTCACTACCTTGAAGAAGCAGAAATGCTGTGCCGCAATATCGGCATTATTCAAAACGGCGAGCTGGTAGAAAATACCTCGATGAAGTCATTACTTTCAAAGCTGAAATCAGAAACGTTTATTCTCGATCTTGCGCCGAAAAGCCCGCTGCCCAAACTCGATGGCTACCAGTATCGCCTGGTGGACACCTCAACACTTGAAGTGGAAGTGCTGCGTGAGCAAGGGATTAATAGCGTATTCAGCCAGTTAAGCTCGCAAGGAGTTCAGGTGTTAAGTATGCGTAACAAAGCTAACCGTCTGGAAGAGTTGTTCGTCACGCTGGTTAACGGCCCGAAAGGAGGAAAGGCATGA
- the can gene encoding carbonate dehydratase, giving the protein MKDIDTLISNNQVWSKLMEDEDPGFFERLSQAQKPRFLWIGCSDSRVPAERLTGLEPGELFVHRNVANLVIHTDLNCLSVVQYAVDVLEVEHIIICGHYGCGGVQAAVENPDLGLINNWLLHIRDIWFKHSSLLGELPPEQRLDTLCELNVMEQVYNLGHSTIMQSAWKRGQKVTVHGWAYGIHDGRLRDLEVTATSRESLEQGYRSGISNLQNSHISHKNRTPSQ; this is encoded by the coding sequence ATGAAAGACATAGATACCCTCATCAGCAATAACCAGGTCTGGTCAAAACTGATGGAGGACGAAGACCCGGGCTTTTTCGAACGTTTGTCTCAAGCCCAAAAGCCTCGCTTCTTGTGGATTGGCTGTTCTGATAGTCGTGTACCCGCAGAGCGTCTGACCGGCCTTGAGCCTGGCGAGTTGTTTGTTCACCGCAATGTCGCAAACCTGGTTATTCATACGGACTTGAATTGCCTTTCCGTTGTGCAGTATGCGGTTGATGTTCTTGAAGTTGAACACATTATTATTTGCGGTCACTACGGATGTGGCGGTGTACAAGCGGCGGTTGAGAACCCGGACTTAGGGCTTATCAACAACTGGTTGCTGCACATTCGCGATATCTGGTTCAAGCATAGTTCGCTACTGGGAGAACTCCCACCGGAGCAGCGCCTGGACACACTTTGCGAGCTGAATGTGATGGAGCAGGTTTATAACCTCGGTCATTCCACCATTATGCAGTCTGCGTGGAAACGCGGGCAAAAAGTGACAGTTCACGGTTGGGCTTACGGTATTCACGATGGTCGCCTGCGCGATTTAGAAGTCACCGCTACCAGCCGAGAATCGCTGGAGCAAGGTTACCGCAGCGGGATTTCAAACCTGCAAAACTCTCATATCAGCCATAAGAATAGAACACCTTCGCAGTAA